A window of Costertonia aggregata contains these coding sequences:
- a CDS encoding lipid-binding SYLF domain-containing protein → MKKLKSITMVLALMLTVGVAAQNADDQRIMDDAEEAKQEMLTKDSGLENYFDTAEGYVIFPNVGEGGFIIGAASGNGVVYENGTAVGMANLKKVDVGFQIGGQALAEVIFFETEDALNEFKTDEFTFSGEVSATAVKQGVSENLNYNDGVIVLAMPKAGLMADVSVGGQKFTYTPMNELDQ, encoded by the coding sequence ATGAAAAAGTTAAAATCGATTACAATGGTTTTGGCCTTAATGTTGACGGTCGGCGTGGCTGCCCAAAACGCTGATGACCAACGCATTATGGACGATGCCGAAGAAGCAAAACAAGAAATGCTGACCAAGGATAGCGGCTTGGAGAACTATTTTGATACGGCCGAAGGCTACGTAATTTTCCCAAATGTGGGCGAAGGTGGATTCATTATCGGAGCCGCCTCCGGAAACGGCGTCGTCTATGAAAATGGAACTGCCGTTGGGATGGCGAATCTCAAAAAAGTCGATGTCGGTTTTCAAATTGGTGGCCAGGCGTTAGCGGAAGTCATCTTTTTTGAGACCGAGGATGCGCTCAATGAATTCAAGACCGATGAATTTACCTTTTCGGGCGAAGTTTCGGCAACCGCCGTTAAACAAGGCGTTTCGGAAAATCTGAATTATAACGATGGCGTTATTGTGCTGGCGATGCCAAAAGCCGGACTTATGGCCGATGTTTCGGTCGGTGGACAAAAGTTTACCTATACGCCAATGAATGAATTAGATCAATAA
- a CDS encoding YciE/YciF ferroxidase family protein has protein sequence MKTLNDLFEHQLKDLYSAENQLLDALPKVLENVSDSELKNSLESHKEETKKQKERIIEICDSLGINPSGEECKAMKGLIEETNHFLKEDADADVKDAGIIANCQRIEHYEISGYGTAVKFAKQLGHHDIAQKLQTTLDEEYNADEKLDNLAESRINEEAQA, from the coding sequence ATGAAAACATTAAATGATTTATTCGAACACCAGTTAAAGGATTTGTACAGTGCCGAAAACCAGTTGTTGGATGCCTTGCCCAAGGTATTGGAAAATGTGAGCGATAGCGAATTGAAGAATTCCCTCGAATCGCATAAAGAAGAAACGAAAAAGCAAAAAGAACGCATTATCGAAATTTGCGACAGTCTAGGCATCAACCCATCAGGCGAGGAATGCAAGGCGATGAAAGGGTTGATCGAAGAGACCAATCATTTCTTAAAAGAAGATGCGGATGCCGACGTTAAGGATGCCGGTATCATCGCCAACTGCCAACGCATTGAACATTATGAAATTTCCGGATATGGTACGGCCGTTAAATTCGCCAAACAATTAGGTCATCATGACATCGCACAAAAATTGCAGACCACGCTGGACGAAGAGTACAACGCCGATGAGAAATTGGATAATTTGGCCGAAAGCAGAATCAACGAAGAGGCGCAGGCTTAA
- a CDS encoding VOC family protein, producing MKVQAYLAFGGNCQEALNFYADCFDAEVKNRQTYADKKIDVPSAFRDRLQHAELQGKGVHFMAYDAAPDTPLTNGTKQHLSIDVDNKDKARELYDKLSSGGQIHHDLREREWNALFARFTDRYGTNWMINCDL from the coding sequence ATGAAAGTACAAGCCTATTTAGCCTTTGGCGGTAATTGCCAAGAGGCACTTAATTTTTACGCGGATTGTTTTGATGCGGAAGTAAAAAATCGCCAGACCTATGCCGACAAAAAAATCGATGTGCCATCGGCCTTTCGCGACCGTTTGCAACATGCGGAATTACAGGGAAAGGGTGTCCATTTTATGGCTTACGATGCCGCACCCGACACCCCTTTGACCAATGGGACCAAACAGCATTTAAGTATCGATGTAGACAATAAGGACAAGGCGAGGGAACTGTATGATAAATTGTCATCAGGTGGGCAGATCCATCATGACCTTCGCGAACGTGAGTGGAATGCGCTATTTGCGCGATTTACAGATCGCTATGGTACCAACTGGATGATCAATTGTGATCTTTAA
- a CDS encoding ferritin-like domain-containing protein, translating to MNTDIKEIEDSLNDIIQKNEDAIKGYEKAAENAEEIGLQSYFQNKALERRNFLVELKASVPDLKTRDGIEGSTTGSMHRAWMDMKAFFSADDDESMLEEAIRGDKAAVEEYNEVLADTHLPTVAAGIIRKQRDWIQQDLEKIKSMEDVR from the coding sequence ATGAATACGGATATTAAAGAAATCGAGGATAGTCTAAACGACATCATTCAAAAAAACGAGGATGCGATAAAAGGCTATGAAAAAGCGGCCGAAAACGCAGAGGAAATCGGGTTGCAAAGCTATTTTCAAAACAAGGCTTTGGAGCGACGGAATTTTTTGGTCGAATTGAAAGCTTCCGTACCCGACCTAAAGACCAGGGACGGAATTGAAGGAAGCACCACAGGCTCTATGCACCGCGCTTGGATGGATATGAAAGCCTTTTTTTCGGCAGATGACGATGAATCGATGTTGGAAGAAGCGATTCGGGGCGATAAGGCCGCGGTAGAGGAATACAACGAGGTGCTTGCGGACACCCACCTACCCACAGTGGCCGCAGGAATTATAAGAAAGCAACGTGATTGGATCCAACAGGATTTGGAAAAAATCAAGTCCATGGAAGATGTTCGATGA
- a CDS encoding SDR family oxidoreductase has protein sequence MSETATMSKGKEDLGRPGLEANMKNKPEIIKDSYKGSEKLKGKIALITGGDSGIGRAVAVHFAKEGADVAIAYLSETEDARKTQELVENEGQNCLTISGDLKDFDFCKELVSQVIDEYGRIDILVNNAATQYAEKDFTNISVDHLKETFETNIIAMIYLTQKVFPHMNSGARIINTTSITGYRGHESLIDYSSTKGAITSFTRALSAQLASKNILVNGVAPGPIWTPLIPATLDNIEDFGEDTPLGRCGQPSEVAPAYVYLASEDSTYMTGQILHINGGEVVGG, from the coding sequence ATGTCAGAAACAGCAACAATGTCAAAAGGGAAAGAGGATTTGGGACGCCCGGGTCTTGAAGCCAATATGAAAAACAAGCCTGAAATTATAAAGGATTCGTATAAGGGAAGCGAGAAATTAAAAGGGAAGATTGCCTTGATTACAGGTGGCGATAGCGGAATCGGTCGCGCCGTAGCGGTACATTTCGCTAAAGAAGGAGCCGATGTGGCAATCGCTTATCTTAGCGAGACCGAAGATGCCAGAAAGACTCAGGAACTTGTTGAAAACGAAGGTCAAAACTGCTTGACCATTTCCGGGGACTTAAAGGACTTCGATTTCTGCAAGGAGTTGGTTTCCCAAGTCATAGATGAATATGGCCGAATCGATATTTTGGTCAATAATGCTGCTACGCAGTATGCCGAAAAAGATTTTACGAATATTTCAGTAGACCATTTAAAGGAAACTTTCGAAACGAACATCATTGCGATGATTTACTTGACGCAAAAAGTATTCCCGCACATGAATTCGGGAGCGCGGATTATCAATACCACTTCCATTACAGGTTACCGAGGCCATGAATCGCTTATCGATTATTCTTCTACCAAGGGCGCGATTACTTCCTTCACGAGAGCCCTATCGGCCCAGCTTGCATCTAAGAATATTTTGGTTAACGGCGTTGCACCCGGGCCTATATGGACTCCCTTGATTCCCGCTACATTGGATAATATCGAGGATTTTGGGGAAGATACCCCCTTGGGCAGATGCGGCCAGCCCTCCGAGGTGGCTCCGGCCTATGTGTACCTAGCCAGTGAGGATTCAACTTATATGACGGGTCAAATTTTGCATATCAACGGTGGGGAGGTCGTTGGAGGATAG
- a CDS encoding trehalase-like domain-containing protein: MTNQNYPPIADYGIIGNCKTTALVHREGAIDFFCFPRFDSPSIFTKLLDNQKGGSFRIRPKIEATKSVKIICWTPMYC, translated from the coding sequence ATGACCAATCAAAACTATCCACCGATCGCGGATTACGGCATTATCGGCAATTGCAAGACCACGGCACTGGTCCATAGAGAGGGCGCTATCGACTTTTTCTGTTTTCCTAGGTTCGATTCCCCATCCATTTTTACCAAACTATTGGACAACCAAAAGGGAGGCTCATTCCGAATTCGACCAAAAATCGAAGCAACTAAATCAGTCAAGATTATTTGCTGGACACCAATGTACTGCTGA
- a CDS encoding ATP-dependent helicase: MQSDHKLNDGQQKAVEFNGKHLLVLAGAGTGKTRTIIARAAYLIERGVDPSKIQILTFTKKAANEIVERVKSTLPQSNGNNLSGATFHSWCNQLIVRFPNLFGAASYTVIDPDDQLSIMKMVCGNHNLEFGKLRIKPQELIDVYSFARNTKKSLTESLRQKLFKNRKDGDTDYELKTIKPHVEKLLRAYQAKKAEQRYLDYDDLLLVVATQLKDNQEARSILAQHIEYLLVDEMQDTNPLQWTLLDPFVSICKLFCVGDDAQSIYSFRGADFKNVHLFKDRVPESEVYKLEKNYRSTQEILDISNWLLEKSPIEYNKKLEAIRGTGELPQLVNVSDEWQEANWVADEILKNYTDEDRMFSDHLILSRSQYYAKSLQAVFIRRKIPYVTYGGRKFMQAAHIKDLVSLLRIVNNPYDEIAWIRFLTFQEGIGEVRASRILQQVIEKIDVEEIPSIFQNAMPGEDGKKIAELYESIKEKDDVGKMVDMAYEAMALGLAFRYRRDWEEKRKGDFPVLRLLADSYPTLGEFIGEGLLDNSEQMNGVNVLSESKLNTAENKDHVIISTIHSAKGLEADVCIVLNVSPKAFPSAWSLDNLEEIEEDRRVLYVAMTRAKNRLILTRNTSSITAVHNRALPTPGGQKTSDAETYFLNELPDALVEQKTIAHQFGKVRDAETPNTIDLSSGMDFS, translated from the coding sequence ATGCAATCAGATCACAAACTTAATGACGGCCAGCAAAAGGCCGTTGAATTCAATGGCAAACACCTTTTGGTGCTGGCAGGTGCCGGAACGGGTAAGACCCGGACGATAATTGCCAGAGCCGCTTATCTTATCGAACGCGGAGTAGACCCTTCGAAAATCCAGATTCTGACATTTACCAAAAAGGCGGCCAACGAAATCGTTGAACGGGTCAAATCGACCTTACCGCAATCAAACGGAAATAATTTAAGCGGCGCAACCTTTCACTCGTGGTGCAATCAATTAATCGTACGGTTTCCGAACTTATTCGGTGCGGCAAGTTATACGGTTATCGACCCCGATGACCAGTTGAGCATCATGAAAATGGTCTGTGGAAACCACAATCTGGAATTCGGCAAACTCCGAATAAAACCGCAAGAACTCATTGATGTCTATTCCTTTGCACGTAATACGAAAAAGAGCCTGACCGAATCGTTACGCCAAAAACTGTTCAAGAACAGAAAGGATGGGGACACCGATTACGAACTGAAAACAATAAAGCCGCATGTTGAAAAGTTGCTTCGAGCGTATCAGGCAAAGAAAGCAGAGCAGCGGTATTTGGATTATGATGACCTTTTGTTGGTCGTGGCGACCCAATTGAAGGACAACCAAGAGGCACGGTCGATTTTAGCACAACATATAGAATATCTTTTGGTGGATGAGATGCAAGACACCAATCCCTTGCAGTGGACTTTGCTAGACCCTTTTGTTTCGATTTGCAAACTTTTTTGTGTGGGGGATGACGCACAATCGATTTATTCCTTCCGCGGTGCCGATTTTAAGAACGTACATCTTTTCAAAGATCGCGTCCCGGAATCGGAGGTTTATAAATTGGAAAAAAACTATCGATCTACGCAAGAGATTCTCGACATTTCAAATTGGCTCTTGGAAAAGTCGCCGATTGAATACAACAAAAAGCTGGAAGCAATCCGTGGTACTGGAGAACTTCCGCAATTGGTCAATGTGAGCGATGAATGGCAAGAAGCGAATTGGGTCGCCGATGAGATCCTAAAAAATTATACCGATGAAGACCGAATGTTTTCGGACCATCTCATACTATCCCGTTCGCAGTATTACGCTAAATCCTTGCAAGCGGTCTTTATCCGAAGGAAGATTCCCTATGTTACCTACGGAGGGCGTAAATTTATGCAAGCGGCCCATATAAAGGATTTAGTTTCCTTGTTGCGCATCGTAAACAATCCTTATGACGAGATCGCTTGGATTCGGTTTTTAACCTTTCAAGAAGGCATTGGGGAAGTACGCGCTTCGCGGATTCTGCAACAGGTTATTGAAAAAATCGATGTAGAGGAAATTCCCAGTATTTTCCAAAACGCTATGCCCGGAGAAGATGGAAAAAAAATAGCCGAGTTGTATGAATCCATTAAAGAAAAAGACGATGTCGGTAAAATGGTCGATATGGCTTACGAGGCTATGGCACTGGGTCTGGCCTTTCGCTACCGTCGTGATTGGGAGGAAAAGCGTAAGGGCGATTTCCCCGTTTTAAGATTGTTGGCCGACAGCTACCCAACCTTGGGCGAATTCATTGGGGAAGGCCTATTGGACAACTCGGAACAAATGAACGGGGTCAACGTCTTGAGCGAATCAAAATTGAACACGGCAGAAAATAAAGACCACGTAATTATTTCGACCATCCATTCCGCCAAAGGTTTGGAAGCCGATGTTTGTATTGTGCTGAATGTTTCCCCAAAGGCATTTCCATCGGCCTGGTCGTTGGATAATTTAGAGGAAATCGAAGAAGACCGCCGTGTGCTCTATGTTGCCATGACCCGTGCCAAGAACCGATTGATTTTGACACGCAATACATCATCGATTACGGCCGTGCACAATCGTGCCCTACCCACTCCAGGAGGTCAAAAGACATCCGATGCCGAAACGTATTTTTTGAATGAATTGCCAGATGCCTTGGTCGAACAAAAAACCATTGCCCATCAATTCGGAAAAGTTCGCGACGCGGAAACTCCCAATACCATCGACCTTTCTTCGGGTATGGATTTCAGTTGA
- a CDS encoding DUF421 domain-containing protein — translation MEDWFTFSWNALGAICISALGIYVVVIGMTRLCGKRSFSKMSSFDFAMTVAVGSIIATTILSKSVSLMDGIIGIVAVYLLQLGAAYIRRNDTIKNLMDNKPLLLMKGPVILEDNLRKGRVAKSDLRAKLREANVVELSEVKAVIFETTGDISVLHKSHERPIDDFLMEDVAES, via the coding sequence ATGGAAGATTGGTTTACATTTTCGTGGAATGCGTTGGGTGCCATTTGCATTTCGGCTTTGGGAATTTATGTCGTCGTAATCGGAATGACCCGGCTTTGCGGAAAACGAAGTTTTTCGAAAATGTCGAGCTTTGATTTCGCCATGACCGTGGCGGTGGGTTCGATTATCGCGACAACGATCTTATCGAAATCCGTCAGTTTGATGGATGGTATCATCGGCATTGTTGCTGTCTATTTGCTCCAATTGGGTGCTGCCTACATTCGAAGAAATGACACTATAAAAAATTTGATGGATAATAAACCATTGCTGCTGATGAAAGGCCCCGTCATTCTTGAAGACAATCTAAGAAAGGGAAGGGTAGCAAAATCCGACTTAAGGGCAAAGTTACGGGAGGCCAATGTGGTAGAACTTTCGGAAGTCAAAGCCGTCATTTTTGAAACCACTGGCGACATATCTGTCTTGCATAAATCGCATGAGCGGCCTATTGATGATTTTTTGATGGAAGACGTGGCAGAAAGTTGA
- a CDS encoding DUF2652 domain-containing protein codes for MTAQPTLLCIPDISGFTQFMREIDFELSSKVIPALLNQIIYSNEIGLKISEIEGDAVLFYRSGNLPTLKTLIDQCHYFHTEFYKRMAQLRKKHNGHEGANKIPELLGLKIILHFGEEVGLVPIGKNIKLMGEDVIAVHRLLKNNLATDEYILLSHSLLSRYEAPEIESLKAAYDIQSDYIDVDHLGKINFSYLGLKPI; via the coding sequence ATGACTGCACAACCCACCTTGCTTTGCATTCCCGACATTAGTGGGTTTACGCAATTTATGCGGGAAATCGATTTCGAGTTAAGTTCAAAGGTTATACCCGCCTTATTGAACCAAATAATCTATTCCAATGAAATCGGACTGAAAATTTCGGAAATAGAAGGCGATGCCGTGCTGTTCTATCGTAGTGGGAATCTACCGACCTTGAAGACGCTCATTGATCAATGTCACTATTTCCATACCGAATTTTACAAGCGGATGGCCCAATTGCGAAAAAAACATAATGGTCATGAAGGCGCCAACAAAATACCGGAGTTACTGGGTTTGAAAATCATTTTGCATTTTGGGGAAGAAGTCGGTCTCGTGCCGATTGGAAAGAACATCAAGCTTATGGGCGAGGATGTTATCGCGGTACATCGATTGCTTAAAAATAATTTGGCTACGGACGAATATATTTTATTATCCCATTCTTTACTTTCCCGGTACGAAGCTCCTGAAATCGAATCCTTAAAAGCGGCGTATGATATACAATCAGATTACATTGATGTCGATCATTTAGGAAAAATAAATTTCAGTTATTTGGGATTAAAGCCAATATAA
- a CDS encoding PA2169 family four-helix-bundle protein, with amino-acid sequence MDAKKTELNRLDDILEKIIDAAKTFEKAAELSKNKYLKDYFTKRSKERKKFAESLNFEFKNQYNYTRKIGSAFGVLNRMWLDIKDFFSTDTDEALLEKALQIERQSLEDYKNTLNNDSFPMAIGALLRDQKMRIQVNLNKVKSLADLE; translated from the coding sequence ATGGATGCCAAAAAAACGGAATTAAATAGGTTAGATGATATTCTAGAAAAAATTATCGATGCAGCGAAGACCTTCGAAAAGGCAGCTGAACTTTCGAAAAATAAATATCTAAAAGACTACTTTACAAAACGCTCAAAGGAGCGAAAGAAGTTTGCCGAGTCCTTGAATTTTGAATTCAAAAATCAGTACAACTATACGCGAAAAATAGGTAGTGCATTTGGAGTTCTTAATAGAATGTGGTTGGATATAAAGGATTTTTTTTCAACGGATACGGATGAGGCCCTATTGGAAAAGGCATTACAGATAGAACGTCAATCGTTGGAGGATTATAAGAATACATTGAATAACGATTCCTTTCCTATGGCCATTGGAGCGTTGCTCAGGGACCAAAAAATGCGCATACAGGTAAATTTGAACAAGGTTAAGTCTTTAGCGGATTTGGAATAA
- a CDS encoding SDR family NAD(P)-dependent oxidoreductase has product MDLKIKGKTALITGGDSGLGIETAKFLVREGVNVVLSDKEDNEGLQNAVDQVEKECEQGASVKGIAADISNNDEVLKLAEQIDKEFGGAHIIYHSAGARGAADDFLKLTDDDWMKTMEVDLMGAVRVARAFIPQMQKLKWGRMILVSSENAFQPYEEESPYNACKAGIINLSKCLSRAYSKENILFNCISPAYIETPMTDAMMEELAEERDCSVEEAVDWFVKNKRPHIAMERRGKPEEVASVVAFLCSEHASFINGTNIRIDGGSVESAFG; this is encoded by the coding sequence ATGGATTTAAAAATAAAAGGAAAAACAGCTTTAATTACGGGAGGTGATTCCGGTTTGGGTATAGAAACGGCGAAATTTCTGGTACGGGAAGGCGTCAATGTAGTTCTGTCCGATAAAGAGGATAATGAGGGTCTTCAAAACGCTGTTGACCAAGTTGAAAAGGAGTGCGAGCAAGGTGCTAGTGTAAAAGGCATTGCAGCGGATATTTCAAACAATGATGAAGTATTAAAGCTTGCCGAACAAATTGATAAAGAATTCGGTGGGGCGCATATAATTTATCATTCCGCTGGGGCTAGAGGAGCGGCGGACGATTTTTTAAAGCTGACCGATGACGATTGGATGAAAACCATGGAGGTCGATTTAATGGGGGCGGTGCGAGTGGCACGCGCCTTCATCCCCCAAATGCAAAAATTGAAGTGGGGGCGAATGATATTGGTTTCCTCTGAAAATGCGTTTCAACCGTATGAAGAAGAAAGTCCGTATAACGCTTGCAAGGCGGGAATCATCAATCTTTCCAAATGCCTGTCAAGAGCATATTCCAAGGAAAATATTCTATTTAACTGCATTTCTCCCGCCTACATTGAAACCCCGATGACCGATGCTATGATGGAAGAGCTTGCCGAGGAGCGCGACTGTTCGGTCGAGGAAGCTGTCGATTGGTTCGTTAAAAATAAACGGCCCCACATAGCCATGGAGCGCAGGGGCAAACCGGAAGAAGTCGCATCGGTAGTAGCCTTTCTTTGTTCGGAGCACGCCAGTTTTATTAATGGAACGAATATCCGTATCGATGGGGGATCGGTTGAATCTGCTTTTGGATAA
- a CDS encoding glycoside hydrolase family 15 protein — protein MLDTNVLLTRFFSKDHTIDIIDFMPISNDGERQNQIIRIVKPIRGDATFSFDLDIRPEYGQAQCKPININGKFFYCKIDETNNEFGFSSNLKLFKKSDEFIASFSLEESQVAIFILGNTKNLQDNLNDYASSQLEATVKYWRNWIKACQYEGAFADSVRRSALTLKLLTSSEYGATVAAATFSLPEKIGGTRNYDYRFTWIRDAAFSMYAFMRMGFFDEAKDFMRWIHNCIEDNLNGDIDLQIMYRVDGTRDLTEKEVNLEGYANSKPVRIGNKATEQLQLDIFGELMDTIYLFDKYGEPITFSFWEHIEQLLEFVCKNWNSADHGIWEVRETKRHYLYTRVMCWVALDRAIKLVRKRSFPTDLERWIKNRNLIHKDIYDNFWNEELDSSVHFKDAQTVDSSLLIMPLVQFISPYDSKWLKTLKVIEDQLKTDVLMYRNMDDEILVKSRETEGTFLVGAFWYVECLARGGQLEKATHYFQKLLGYGNHLGLFAEEMDESGRHLGNFPQAFTHLGLISAAFNLHRQKHKANYTIEDSYDLF, from the coding sequence TTGCTGGACACCAATGTACTGCTGACCCGTTTTTTTTCAAAAGACCACACTATTGATATTATCGATTTTATGCCAATCTCTAACGATGGGGAAAGACAGAATCAGATTATCCGAATCGTCAAGCCAATTCGTGGGGATGCCACTTTTTCGTTTGATTTGGATATCCGTCCCGAATATGGGCAGGCCCAATGCAAACCGATTAATATCAATGGAAAGTTCTTCTATTGCAAAATTGATGAGACCAATAATGAATTCGGTTTTTCGAGCAATCTGAAATTATTCAAAAAAAGTGATGAATTTATAGCATCCTTTTCATTGGAGGAAAGCCAAGTCGCCATTTTTATATTGGGCAACACAAAAAACCTTCAAGACAATCTGAATGATTATGCTTCTTCACAATTGGAAGCTACGGTCAAATACTGGCGGAATTGGATTAAGGCCTGTCAGTATGAAGGGGCCTTTGCCGATTCTGTTCGACGCTCTGCCCTCACACTGAAACTTTTGACGAGTAGCGAATATGGCGCTACCGTCGCAGCCGCAACTTTTTCTTTGCCTGAAAAAATTGGCGGCACCCGCAACTATGATTACCGTTTCACTTGGATTAGAGATGCCGCCTTTTCAATGTATGCGTTTATGCGAATGGGTTTTTTCGACGAGGCAAAAGATTTTATGCGGTGGATTCACAATTGTATAGAAGATAACCTCAATGGCGACATCGATTTGCAGATCATGTATCGAGTCGATGGTACAAGGGATTTGACCGAAAAGGAAGTGAATCTCGAAGGATATGCAAATTCAAAACCGGTACGAATTGGTAACAAGGCCACGGAACAGCTGCAATTGGATATTTTCGGCGAGTTGATGGATACCATATATCTTTTCGATAAATATGGCGAGCCTATCACATTTTCCTTTTGGGAACATATTGAGCAGCTACTGGAATTTGTCTGTAAAAACTGGAATTCCGCCGACCATGGCATTTGGGAAGTGCGCGAGACTAAACGACATTACCTTTACACGCGGGTCATGTGTTGGGTGGCCTTGGATAGGGCTATTAAATTAGTTCGGAAGCGTTCTTTTCCTACCGATTTGGAACGATGGATAAAGAACAGAAACCTAATCCATAAGGATATTTACGACAATTTCTGGAACGAAGAATTGGACTCATCTGTTCATTTTAAAGATGCACAAACGGTCGATTCCTCACTTCTAATCATGCCATTAGTGCAATTTATAAGTCCATATGATAGTAAATGGCTCAAAACTTTGAAAGTTATTGAGGACCAATTGAAGACCGATGTACTTATGTATCGGAATATGGATGACGAGATTTTAGTTAAAAGCCGTGAAACGGAAGGCACTTTTTTGGTCGGAGCCTTTTGGTATGTGGAATGTCTGGCACGTGGCGGACAATTGGAAAAGGCGACCCACTACTTTCAAAAATTGCTGGGCTATGGCAACCACCTCGGACTTTTCGCCGAAGAAATGGACGAGTCGGGGAGGCATTTGGGAAATTTCCCCCAGGCCTTTACTCATCTCGGACTGATTAGTGCAGCGTTCAATCTGCATCGCCAAAAACATAAAGCGAACTATACCATCGAAGATTCATACGATTTGTTTTAA